A part of Streptomyces sp. DSM 40750 genomic DNA contains:
- a CDS encoding glycoside hydrolase family 78 protein — translation MARDFSRRGLLQLGGTVAASVVLSGPRALAAPGPSITAAAGKPPAPTGMLADLLPQALGTSAGRRPRFSWQVPDFGAGTVQRAYQLQVAATPGGFDDDRLVWDSGKLASADSSAVPYAGPALEPRTAYWWRVSSWGEERSSWSEPALLATSVEDEWEAKPIWAPAGPVMTDGTFTVRVKITTVAAGLWFRATNTANTYMWQLRAGTTGVLRKHVCVGGTYTVLGEVKLPFAVTAGDWMDLSVTMAGATFTTSVSGTVVDTTTDSRYASGNIGLRNGLTESQTYDRVTFTAADGTVLLDDDFASDKGTFSAGTVSGGVLTFPTGASSLSSYGADDTWALLRHEYDTKAGQEIAAAVLYVAATSPDPARQYVAKVWSNGTTVGYASVRSGDGTAYQAFDVTSTLRADGSANALAALCWTTSRQKFLAQLEITYTDGSRSTVASGDHWKARRQAGLLPSKGSAGSSYFTVPQEYWDLRREPVGWTKPGFDDGDWLTPVVRTAIDGLVPALIEAVRPHDVTPASVTRVAEGRWLVDLGREIVGGLALEVTGGAGDTVEVRLGEELNSDGTVRYQLRATNTYREVWTLRDGEQRFEHWGYRGFRWAELRTTLDLSEAVVTGRAWKLDWDDSDASFRSSDADLDRVWELCRYSIEATRGDLYTDTPTRERGPYEGDALINQLSEYGVQRSYALARWSNDYLVRKGTWPTEYRLMCAISAWEDYLATGDDRQLAKDYDLLTAKNLTSYLDSEGLVRKAPGNTSQNLGDLVDWPAASRDGYVFTNVNTVVNAFQFAAFEALAQCAAALGKDDDAATLHGRADTLASSMRATLLDSAGGRFLDGVGTTHSAQHATAFPVALGVADALDQDVLARLGDTLAAGGMKVSVYGSQFLLDALFRLGRSDAALALLTSTATNSWLHMLDALKATIVTEAWDPALKSNMTLSHAWASAPANAVARHILGVQVSEPGAAGFRIRPRTGSLTEAEGTVPSVRGPVSVRVRRSEDTHTTRVTVPPNSRAVLEVEIGDADPKAYQVRGTSPGGQGPVQVESFTDPTGTVLRIGPVGSGTTEVRRATS, via the coding sequence ATGGCGCGGGACTTCTCACGGCGCGGACTTCTCCAGCTGGGCGGCACCGTGGCCGCCTCCGTCGTCCTGTCCGGGCCCCGGGCCCTTGCCGCCCCCGGCCCGAGCATCACGGCGGCCGCCGGGAAGCCGCCCGCGCCGACCGGGATGCTCGCCGATCTGCTGCCGCAGGCCCTCGGGACCAGCGCCGGCCGGCGCCCCCGGTTCAGCTGGCAGGTGCCGGACTTCGGCGCGGGTACGGTGCAGCGCGCCTACCAGCTCCAGGTGGCGGCCACCCCGGGCGGATTCGACGACGACCGCCTGGTCTGGGACTCCGGGAAGCTGGCATCCGCCGACTCCAGCGCCGTACCGTACGCCGGGCCCGCGCTGGAGCCCCGTACCGCCTACTGGTGGCGGGTCAGCAGCTGGGGCGAGGAGCGTTCGTCCTGGTCGGAGCCCGCGCTGCTGGCCACGTCGGTCGAGGACGAGTGGGAGGCGAAGCCGATCTGGGCGCCTGCCGGGCCGGTGATGACCGACGGCACTTTCACCGTCCGCGTGAAGATCACCACCGTGGCCGCCGGCCTGTGGTTCCGGGCCACGAACACCGCCAACACCTACATGTGGCAGCTGCGCGCGGGCACCACCGGGGTGCTGCGCAAGCACGTCTGTGTGGGCGGTACCTACACCGTGCTCGGCGAGGTCAAGCTGCCGTTCGCGGTCACCGCCGGGGATTGGATGGACCTGAGCGTCACGATGGCGGGCGCCACCTTCACCACCAGCGTCAGCGGCACCGTCGTGGACACCACCACCGACAGCCGCTACGCCTCCGGCAACATCGGGCTGCGCAACGGCCTCACCGAGTCCCAGACCTACGACCGGGTCACCTTCACCGCCGCCGACGGCACGGTCCTCCTCGACGACGACTTCGCCTCCGACAAGGGCACCTTCTCCGCCGGCACCGTCTCCGGCGGCGTCCTCACCTTCCCGACCGGCGCCTCCTCGCTCTCCTCCTACGGGGCCGACGACACCTGGGCGCTGCTGCGCCACGAGTACGACACGAAGGCCGGCCAGGAGATAGCCGCGGCGGTCCTCTATGTGGCGGCCACCTCGCCCGATCCGGCCCGGCAGTACGTCGCGAAGGTGTGGAGCAACGGCACCACGGTCGGCTACGCCTCCGTCCGCTCCGGCGACGGGACCGCCTACCAGGCCTTCGACGTGACCTCGACGCTGCGGGCCGACGGCAGTGCCAACGCGCTGGCGGCGCTGTGCTGGACCACATCGAGGCAGAAGTTCCTGGCCCAGCTGGAGATCACGTACACCGACGGCAGCCGGTCCACCGTCGCCTCCGGGGACCACTGGAAGGCGCGCCGGCAGGCCGGGTTGCTGCCCTCGAAGGGCAGCGCGGGCAGCAGTTACTTCACCGTTCCGCAGGAGTACTGGGATCTGCGCCGCGAGCCCGTGGGCTGGACGAAGCCCGGCTTCGACGACGGCGACTGGCTCACGCCGGTCGTCCGTACCGCGATCGACGGCCTGGTCCCCGCGCTGATCGAGGCGGTACGGCCGCACGACGTCACCCCGGCCTCCGTCACCCGGGTCGCCGAGGGCCGGTGGCTGGTCGACCTCGGCCGGGAGATCGTCGGCGGGCTGGCCCTGGAGGTCACCGGCGGCGCGGGCGACACGGTCGAGGTGCGGCTCGGCGAGGAGCTGAACTCCGACGGCACGGTCAGGTACCAACTGCGCGCCACCAACACGTACCGCGAGGTGTGGACCCTGCGGGACGGCGAGCAGCGCTTCGAGCACTGGGGCTACCGAGGCTTCCGCTGGGCCGAACTGCGCACCACGCTCGACCTGTCGGAGGCGGTCGTCACCGGCCGCGCCTGGAAGCTCGACTGGGACGACTCCGACGCCTCCTTCCGCAGCTCGGACGCCGATCTGGACCGGGTCTGGGAGCTGTGCCGCTACTCCATCGAGGCCACGCGCGGCGACCTCTACACGGACACGCCCACCCGCGAACGCGGCCCGTACGAGGGCGACGCGCTGATCAACCAGCTCTCCGAGTACGGCGTCCAGCGCTCCTACGCCCTCGCCCGCTGGTCGAACGACTATCTGGTCCGCAAGGGCACCTGGCCCACCGAGTACCGGCTGATGTGCGCGATCTCCGCGTGGGAGGACTATCTCGCCACGGGTGACGACCGGCAGCTCGCCAAGGACTACGACCTGCTCACCGCGAAGAACCTCACCTCGTATCTGGACTCCGAGGGTCTGGTCCGCAAGGCGCCCGGCAACACCAGTCAGAACCTCGGTGATCTGGTCGACTGGCCGGCCGCCAGCCGTGACGGTTATGTGTTCACCAACGTCAACACAGTGGTCAACGCCTTCCAGTTCGCGGCCTTCGAGGCACTCGCCCAGTGCGCTGCGGCCCTCGGCAAGGACGATGACGCGGCCACCCTGCACGGCCGGGCCGACACCCTCGCCTCGTCCATGCGCGCCACACTGCTCGACAGTGCGGGCGGGCGCTTCCTCGACGGCGTCGGCACCACCCACAGCGCCCAGCACGCGACCGCCTTCCCCGTGGCGCTGGGTGTCGCGGACGCCCTGGACCAGGACGTGCTGGCCAGGCTGGGCGACACCCTGGCGGCGGGCGGCATGAAGGTGAGCGTGTACGGGTCGCAGTTCCTGCTCGACGCGCTGTTCCGGCTGGGCCGCTCCGACGCGGCGCTCGCCCTGCTCACCTCCACAGCGACCAACTCGTGGCTGCACATGCTGGACGCGCTGAAGGCCACCATCGTCACGGAGGCGTGGGACCCCGCGCTGAAGTCCAACATGACGCTCTCCCACGCCTGGGCGTCGGCGCCCGCCAACGCCGTGGCCCGGCACATCCTCGGCGTCCAGGTCAGCGAGCCCGGCGCGGCCGGGTTCCGGATCCGGCCCAGGACCGGCTCGCTGACCGAGGCCGAGGGAACGGTTCCCTCGGTGCGCGGGCCGGTCTCGGTCCGGGTGCGCCGCTCCGAGGACACCCACACGACACGGGTGACCGTGCCGCCGAACTCCCGTGCCGTGCTGGAGGTGGAGATCGGGGACGCCGATCCGAAGGCGTACCAGGTGCGGGGGACCTCACCTGGAGGCCAGGGCCCGGTACAGGTCGAGTCGTTCACCGATCCGACGGGCACGGTACTGCGGATCGGACCGGTGGGATCGGGCACGACGGAGGTGCGACGCGCGACCTCCTGA
- a CDS encoding serine/threonine-protein kinase — protein sequence MRQAGGLPLRPGDPDRIGPYVSLGLLGSGGMGRVYLARPTDGGPDLVAVKVIRPEYAEDIRFRRRFEQEASVHSRVRTPHMPRLAGTGFRDEVLWMATEYLPGLDLAAAVHEDGPLPAVAVRRLVAELGQALADLSAAGIVHRDLKPSNVLLSARGAHVIDFGIAKAADASAITGTGNRVGTPAYMSPEYLRTGECDTASDVFSLACTLVFAATGSAPFGDGTGVDVMHRVAFEEPNPKVLADIAAADATLASLLSACLAKEPGSRPTPGQLIEAAGHDSRESGAAGSSGTSGWPEPLGGRVLARQRAYEALCRLPLEQPGPKRVEKAPIPSADLPSGPPADAPAPELRPTRPRTWTRRKRVLVGAAGLALCTTAAGVVVLTLQSPSTTTASPGRGTTKSADALPGEAASASASATGGSDGAAAAPDGGSGLSEVSGKDDPAAADGDAARPDASGTADDDRHPDSSAPAPGTSAPTETTPPPTDEPTEPSTPAWLSDCTYYSGNGRTRLGNSGSRVLQVQCMLTRRGYGVGDADGEFGAGTETAVQNFQSDKGLNPDGVVARDTWVALRGTD from the coding sequence CTGCGACAGGCAGGTGGCCTGCCCCTGCGCCCCGGCGACCCGGACCGCATCGGTCCCTATGTGTCGCTGGGGCTGCTCGGCAGCGGCGGCATGGGGCGCGTCTATCTGGCGCGCCCCACGGACGGCGGCCCCGACCTCGTCGCGGTGAAGGTGATCAGGCCCGAGTACGCGGAGGACATACGGTTCCGCCGCCGGTTCGAGCAGGAGGCGTCGGTCCACAGCCGGGTGCGCACGCCGCACATGCCGCGCCTGGCCGGCACGGGCTTCCGGGACGAAGTGCTGTGGATGGCCACCGAGTACCTGCCGGGGCTCGATCTGGCGGCCGCCGTGCACGAGGACGGTCCTCTGCCGGCCGTCGCCGTCCGGCGGTTGGTCGCGGAGCTCGGGCAGGCGCTCGCCGACCTCTCCGCCGCGGGGATCGTGCACCGGGACCTGAAGCCGTCCAACGTCCTGCTCTCCGCCCGGGGCGCGCACGTCATCGACTTCGGCATCGCGAAGGCCGCCGACGCGAGCGCCATCACCGGCACCGGCAACCGGGTGGGCACCCCGGCCTACATGTCCCCGGAGTATCTGCGCACGGGCGAATGCGACACGGCCTCGGACGTGTTCTCCCTGGCCTGCACCCTGGTCTTCGCGGCGACCGGCAGCGCCCCCTTCGGCGACGGCACCGGCGTCGACGTCATGCACCGGGTGGCGTTCGAGGAGCCCAACCCGAAGGTGCTCGCCGACATCGCCGCGGCCGACGCCACGCTCGCCTCGCTGCTGTCCGCCTGCCTGGCCAAGGAGCCCGGGAGCCGGCCGACCCCGGGGCAACTGATCGAGGCGGCCGGGCACGACTCCCGGGAGTCCGGGGCGGCTGGATCGTCCGGGACGTCCGGCTGGCCCGAGCCGCTGGGCGGCAGAGTGCTCGCCCGGCAGCGGGCGTACGAGGCGCTGTGCCGGCTCCCTCTCGAACAGCCCGGTCCCAAGCGGGTGGAGAAGGCTCCGATTCCGTCCGCCGACCTGCCGTCGGGTCCGCCCGCCGACGCGCCGGCACCGGAGTTACGTCCGACACGGCCCCGCACCTGGACCCGCCGCAAGCGGGTACTGGTCGGCGCCGCCGGTCTGGCCCTCTGCACGACGGCCGCGGGTGTCGTCGTACTCACCCTCCAGAGCCCCTCCACCACCACGGCCTCGCCGGGGAGGGGTACGACGAAATCCGCCGACGCTCTTCCCGGCGAGGCCGCCTCCGCCTCCGCGTCGGCGACCGGCGGCTCGGACGGTGCGGCGGCCGCCCCGGACGGCGGGTCCGGGCTCTCCGAGGTCTCCGGCAAGGATGACCCGGCCGCGGCTGACGGCGACGCCGCGCGCCCCGACGCGTCCGGCACCGCCGACGACGACCGGCACCCCGACTCCTCCGCGCCCGCCCCGGGGACCAGCGCGCCCACCGAGACCACGCCGCCCCCGACCGACGAGCCCACCGAGCCCTCGACCCCGGCCTGGCTCTCGGACTGCACGTACTACTCGGGCAACGGACGCACCCGTCTGGGCAACAGCGGCAGCCGCGTGTTGCAGGTCCAGTGCATGCTGACCAGGCGCGGGTACGGCGTCGGGGACGCGGACGGCGAGTTCGGGGCCGGCACGGAGACCGCGGTGCAGAACTTCCAGAGCGACAAGGGGCTGAACCCCGACGGTGTCGTCGCGCGCGACACCTGGGTCGCGTTGCGCGGCACCGACTGA
- a CDS encoding MurR/RpiR family transcriptional regulator, producing the protein MTDAGGTETPEGVGTGRPGGVGPSARLQQLFEGRRLTPTQRRIAHCLVRQAADVPFLSSVELARLAGVSQPSVTRFAAALGFDGYPALRAHLREVAPAWHGLDGRSRNPYQQAVQAEIDNLRHLAALLADPEPVARAGRLLAASRPLPVLGLRASAAQARGFAYFTAKVHPDVRLLDEGGSLLADRIDAARKAGASALLCFALPRHPRELLDALAHARAAGLTVVTIADGTFAPVAAHSDLLLPAAVGTGLVFDTVSAPMVLGQVLLEAMCDALPDAQAHLEEFDARAAARGLFVE; encoded by the coding sequence ATGACTGACGCCGGTGGCACCGAGACGCCCGAGGGAGTCGGTACCGGACGACCCGGTGGAGTCGGCCCGTCCGCGCGGCTGCAGCAGCTCTTCGAGGGCCGTCGGCTCACCCCGACCCAGCGCCGTATCGCGCACTGCCTGGTCCGGCAGGCGGCGGACGTGCCCTTCCTGTCGAGCGTGGAACTGGCGCGACTCGCCGGAGTCAGCCAGCCGTCCGTGACCCGTTTCGCGGCAGCCCTCGGCTTCGACGGCTACCCGGCCCTCCGCGCCCACCTGCGGGAGGTCGCACCCGCCTGGCACGGCCTCGACGGACGGTCGCGGAACCCGTACCAGCAGGCGGTACAGGCCGAGATCGACAACCTGCGGCACCTGGCGGCCCTGCTGGCCGACCCCGAGCCCGTGGCACGCGCGGGCCGGCTGCTCGCCGCCTCCCGCCCGCTGCCGGTTCTCGGACTGCGCGCCTCCGCCGCCCAGGCACGCGGCTTCGCCTACTTCACCGCGAAGGTCCACCCCGACGTACGCCTGCTCGACGAGGGCGGCTCACTGCTCGCCGACCGCATCGACGCGGCCCGGAAGGCCGGCGCGAGCGCGCTCCTGTGCTTCGCGCTGCCGCGCCACCCCCGTGAACTCCTGGACGCCCTCGCGCACGCCCGTGCCGCGGGCCTCACGGTGGTGACCATCGCCGACGGCACCTTCGCTCCGGTCGCCGCCCACAGCGACCTGCTCCTCCCCGCCGCCGTCGGCACCGGCCTGGTCTTCGACACCGTGAGCGCCCCCATGGTGCTGGGTCAGGTGCTCCTGGAGGCGATGTGCGACGCCCTCCCGGACGCCCAGGCCCACCTGGAGGAGTTCGACGCGCGGGCCGCGGCGCGGGGACTGTTCGTGGAGTGA
- a CDS encoding ABC transporter substrate-binding protein, protein MYRSAAFGLITALTLTACGGGGDSDDNPLAGDGGGGDGKSIVVGSANFPENQLLAEIYSQALESKGLKVTRKFDIGAREVYYDQVVKGGIGVFPEYNGALLSVAVDENSTATSTEQINAELKEKLPSSVEILDSAAAEDKDSVTVTAETAAKHNLKTLADLKPVAGDMTIGAGSEFKTRTQGGVGLKKVYGVEFGKYQPLDAGAQTTLVKLLKDDKVQAANLYTTDPAIVADKLVVLEDPENLFSSQNVTPLVYKDAVNDTAKSALNAVSAKLTTEDLLEMMKKLVNDKEDADAVAEDWLTSAGLVS, encoded by the coding sequence ATGTACCGAAGCGCCGCGTTCGGCCTGATCACCGCGCTCACCCTGACCGCCTGCGGCGGTGGTGGCGACAGCGACGACAATCCGCTGGCGGGCGACGGTGGTGGCGGCGACGGCAAATCCATCGTCGTCGGCTCGGCGAACTTCCCCGAGAACCAACTGCTCGCCGAGATCTATTCGCAGGCCCTGGAGAGCAAGGGCCTGAAGGTGACGCGGAAGTTCGACATCGGGGCCCGCGAGGTCTACTACGACCAGGTGGTCAAGGGCGGCATAGGCGTCTTCCCCGAGTACAACGGCGCCCTGCTGTCGGTGGCGGTCGACGAGAACAGCACCGCGACCAGCACCGAGCAGATCAACGCCGAGCTGAAGGAGAAGCTCCCGTCGTCGGTGGAGATCCTCGACTCCGCCGCGGCCGAGGACAAGGACTCCGTCACGGTCACCGCCGAGACCGCCGCCAAGCACAACCTCAAGACCCTCGCCGACCTCAAGCCGGTCGCGGGGGACATGACGATCGGCGCCGGGTCGGAGTTCAAGACCCGCACGCAGGGCGGCGTCGGCCTGAAGAAGGTCTACGGCGTGGAGTTCGGCAAGTACCAGCCGCTCGACGCGGGTGCCCAGACCACCCTGGTGAAGCTGCTCAAGGACGACAAGGTGCAGGCCGCCAACCTCTACACCACCGACCCCGCCATCGTCGCGGACAAGCTGGTCGTCCTCGAGGACCCGGAGAACCTCTTCTCCTCGCAGAACGTCACACCGCTCGTCTACAAGGACGCGGTGAACGACACCGCCAAGTCCGCGCTCAACGCCGTCTCGGCCAAGCTCACCACCGAGGACCTGCTGGAGATGATGAAGAAGCTCGTCAACGACAAGGAGGACGCCGACGCCGTCGCCGAGGACTGGCTGACGTCCGCCGGCCTCGTGAGCTGA
- a CDS encoding ABC transporter permease: MNDFLNQMELVGDWLTSSAQWHGDEGIPQRLLEHLTYSGLSLLFAALIGLTFGLLVGHTGRGAFAVATVANLARAIPTFGLVVLVVTLAGLSTAPVLVALTALAVPPILINTFEGVRGVDPATRDAARGVGMTEWEILIRVEVPMALPLILLGLRVAAIQVVATATVAAYPGLGGLGRYIVDGLSRNDYELVIGGSTVVVVLALVVQVVFTALRRVVVSPGLRVSASKS, encoded by the coding sequence ATGAACGATTTCCTGAACCAGATGGAGCTCGTGGGGGACTGGCTGACGTCCTCGGCCCAGTGGCACGGCGACGAGGGCATCCCGCAGCGGCTCCTGGAGCACCTCACCTACAGCGGGCTGTCCCTGCTGTTCGCCGCCCTCATCGGGCTGACGTTCGGGCTGCTCGTCGGGCACACCGGCCGTGGCGCGTTCGCCGTGGCGACCGTGGCGAACCTCGCCCGCGCCATCCCCACCTTCGGTCTGGTCGTCCTCGTCGTCACCCTCGCCGGGCTCAGCACCGCGCCCGTGCTGGTCGCCCTGACCGCGCTCGCGGTCCCGCCGATCCTCATCAACACCTTCGAGGGAGTGCGGGGCGTGGACCCCGCCACCCGGGACGCCGCACGCGGGGTCGGTATGACCGAGTGGGAGATCCTGATCCGGGTGGAGGTGCCGATGGCGCTGCCGCTGATCCTGCTCGGACTGCGGGTCGCCGCGATCCAGGTGGTGGCCACCGCGACCGTCGCCGCCTACCCCGGCCTCGGCGGACTGGGCCGCTACATCGTCGACGGACTCTCCCGCAACGACTACGAGCTGGTCATCGGCGGCTCCACCGTCGTCGTCGTGCTCGCGCTCGTCGTCCAGGTCGTGTTCACCGCGCTGCGGCGTGTCGTCGTCTCGCCGGGCCTGAGGGTCTCGGCGTCGAAGTCCTGA
- a CDS encoding ABC transporter permease has protein sequence MSDDEPLVRWQWIADHTAELADYTGIHLRLGLLPVLFGLIISVPLGVACHRWRWLYPPVLTVSNILYSIPSLALFMIFVRYTGLTEQTVMIPLTLYTLSVLVPNVVDGLASVPEPVRLAATAMGFGAVRRVVQVELPIAVPVVIAGVRVAAVSSISLVAVGQLIGQGGLGYYITRGLQLDFPTPIVTAIVLIMLLALTTDALLVLAQRLLTPWSRSKVTAA, from the coding sequence ATGAGTGACGACGAGCCGCTGGTCCGGTGGCAGTGGATAGCCGACCACACCGCCGAACTCGCCGACTACACCGGCATCCACCTCAGACTCGGCCTGCTCCCGGTGCTGTTCGGACTGATCATCTCCGTGCCGCTCGGTGTCGCGTGCCACCGTTGGCGCTGGCTCTACCCGCCGGTGCTGACCGTGTCCAACATCCTGTACTCGATCCCGTCACTCGCCCTGTTCATGATCTTCGTCCGCTACACCGGACTGACCGAACAGACGGTGATGATCCCACTGACGCTCTACACGCTGTCGGTGTTGGTGCCCAACGTCGTCGACGGCCTCGCCTCGGTCCCCGAACCGGTCCGGCTCGCGGCCACCGCGATGGGCTTCGGCGCCGTACGCCGGGTCGTCCAGGTCGAACTGCCGATCGCCGTCCCCGTGGTCATCGCCGGTGTACGCGTCGCCGCCGTCTCGTCCATCAGCCTCGTCGCCGTGGGACAGCTGATCGGCCAGGGCGGCCTCGGCTACTACATCACCCGCGGCCTCCAACTCGACTTCCCCACCCCGATCGTCACCGCGATCGTGCTGATCATGCTGCTCGCGCTCACCACCGACGCGTTGCTGGTCCTGGCGCAGCGGCTGCTCACCCCGTGGTCCCGGAGCAAGGTGACGGCGGCATGA
- a CDS encoding ABC transporter ATP-binding protein, translating to MIRFDAVSKKYPNGTTAVDELSLELAEGGITVLVGPSGCGKTTTLRMINRMVEPTDGTVSLRGRDIREVNAPELRRGIGYVIQHAGLFPHRTILDNIATVPLLLGWNKKKARARAAELLELVGLPAEMAKRYPSQLSGGQQQRVGVARALGADPPVLLMDEPFSAVDPIVRAELQAEFIRLQKELHKTIVFVTHDIDEAIKLGDNIAVFRTGGKLAQFDTPERLLASPADDFVADFVGQDRGIRRLSFVNAAELPLRDGPVLPATSPVAEARAVNEPWVLVVDDARRPLGWTPVAELPDGGTLVDAPLTPLGHTFSLVGDSARAALDSALLSPARLAVGVDAQGAVVGVADAYELSAGAAEEAPTGDKVTADTSGGGDR from the coding sequence TTGATCAGATTCGACGCGGTGAGCAAAAAATATCCGAACGGCACGACAGCGGTGGACGAACTGTCCCTGGAGCTGGCCGAGGGTGGCATCACGGTCCTGGTCGGTCCTTCCGGCTGCGGCAAGACCACCACCCTGCGCATGATCAACCGCATGGTGGAGCCGACCGACGGCACGGTGAGCCTGCGCGGCCGGGACATCCGGGAGGTGAACGCCCCCGAACTGCGCCGCGGCATCGGCTATGTGATCCAGCACGCCGGGCTGTTTCCGCACCGGACGATCCTGGACAACATAGCCACCGTTCCGCTGCTGCTCGGCTGGAACAAGAAGAAGGCGCGGGCCCGGGCGGCGGAACTGCTCGAACTCGTGGGCCTGCCCGCCGAGATGGCCAAGCGCTACCCGAGCCAGCTCTCCGGCGGGCAGCAGCAGCGCGTCGGGGTGGCCAGGGCGCTGGGCGCCGACCCGCCGGTGCTGCTGATGGACGAGCCGTTCAGCGCGGTCGACCCGATCGTGCGGGCGGAGCTGCAGGCCGAGTTCATCCGGCTGCAGAAGGAGCTGCACAAGACGATCGTGTTCGTCACCCATGACATCGACGAGGCGATCAAACTCGGCGACAACATCGCCGTGTTCCGCACCGGCGGCAAGCTCGCCCAGTTCGACACCCCCGAGCGACTGCTCGCCAGTCCCGCCGACGACTTCGTGGCCGACTTCGTCGGGCAGGACCGGGGCATCCGCCGGCTCTCCTTCGTCAACGCGGCCGAACTGCCGCTGCGCGACGGCCCGGTGCTCCCGGCCACCTCGCCCGTGGCCGAGGCCCGGGCGGTGAACGAGCCCTGGGTGCTGGTCGTCGACGACGCCCGGCGACCGCTCGGCTGGACCCCGGTCGCCGAACTGCCGGACGGCGGAACCCTCGTGGACGCGCCGCTGACCCCGCTCGGCCACACCTTCAGCCTCGTCGGCGACTCGGCGCGGGCCGCCCTCGACTCGGCCCTCCTGTCACCCGCCCGCCTCGCGGTCGGCGTCGACGCACAGGGCGCGGTCGTCGGCGTCGCGGACGCGTACGAGCTGTCCGCCGGGGCGGCCGAGGAAGCACCGACCGGCGACAAGGTGACCGCCGACACCTCGGGCGGCGGTGACCGATGA
- a CDS encoding amidohydrolase, giving the protein MTNCDVHQHLWTPSLVTALRSRREPPFLDGWTLFLDGEPPYEIPPADHDIARRTELAATDGLGRALVSLSSPIGVEWLPAIEARPLLDAYHEGSAALPEPFGAWAAACVRDVDAKATAQDLDAGFVGLQIPANALADAAGYTRCAPLLDLLEERDLPLFVHPGPAPGGAEGPGWWPAMVPYVQQMHSAWFAFRAFGRPRHPKLRVCFALLAGLAPLHGERFAARSAGSDAGTDPDVFVETSSYGPTAVEAVVRALGVSAVVQGSDRPYAEPPQQPGFGLGGAAAYAFRITNPRRLLTGKAD; this is encoded by the coding sequence ATGACCAACTGCGACGTACACCAGCATCTGTGGACCCCCTCGCTGGTGACGGCCCTGCGGTCACGCCGCGAGCCACCCTTCCTCGACGGCTGGACCCTGTTCCTGGACGGCGAGCCGCCCTACGAGATCCCGCCCGCCGACCACGACATCGCCCGCCGTACGGAACTCGCCGCCACCGACGGCCTCGGCCGGGCCCTCGTCTCGCTGTCCTCCCCGATCGGCGTGGAGTGGCTGCCCGCGATCGAGGCCCGCCCCCTGCTCGACGCGTACCACGAGGGCTCGGCCGCGCTTCCCGAGCCGTTCGGCGCCTGGGCCGCCGCCTGCGTACGGGACGTCGACGCGAAGGCGACCGCCCAGGACCTCGACGCGGGCTTCGTCGGCCTCCAGATCCCCGCCAACGCCCTTGCCGACGCGGCCGGTTACACGCGCTGCGCCCCGCTGCTCGATCTGCTCGAAGAGCGCGACCTGCCGCTGTTCGTCCACCCGGGGCCCGCGCCCGGCGGGGCCGAGGGGCCCGGCTGGTGGCCCGCCATGGTCCCCTACGTCCAACAGATGCACTCCGCCTGGTTCGCCTTCCGCGCCTTCGGCCGGCCGCGCCACCCCAAGCTGCGGGTCTGCTTCGCCCTGCTGGCCGGGCTCGCCCCGCTCCACGGGGAGCGCTTCGCCGCCCGGAGCGCCGGGAGCGACGCCGGCACGGACCCGGACGTCTTCGTCGAGACCTCCTCCTACGGCCCTACCGCCGTCGAAGCCGTCGTCCGCGCCCTCGGCGTGAGCGCCGTCGTCCAGGGCTCGGACCGCCCCTACGCCGAGCCACCCCAACAGCCCGGTTTCGGCCTGGGCGGCGCGGCGGCGTACGCCTTCCGCATCACCAATCCCCGGCGGCTGCTCACGGGGAAGGCCGACTGA